In candidate division WOR-3 bacterium, a genomic segment contains:
- a CDS encoding CoA-transferase, with translation MKILEEGLGELYCPPDPNGFREWVHKNKDLAMKEKVMDEKTAIATFVKDGDYIGTELYGTVRAPMSLIRELIRQKKKDLRVAGQGIIEIDFLLAADLVRSLDITYVAYEVYGISHILRRAVESGKVKTTEWSNAAIAWRFKAAAMGVPFLPTRSMLGTDTFKRSGAKVVECPFTKMKVCLLPALYLDVGFIHCHRADKYGNCQIDGISGFAFEFARACKRLIISTEKIIPHDEIKRYPERTIIPYYLVDAVVEAPYGSHPGEMCYLYWRDEEHLKKFLEDSKDPEKTKAYLDKYIYGVKNHWEYINLIGLERLKWLESQIGGR, from the coding sequence ATGAAGATTTTAGAAGAAGGTCTGGGTGAATTATATTGCCCGCCCGACCCGAATGGCTTCCGGGAATGGGTCCATAAGAATAAAGATTTGGCAATGAAAGAAAAGGTGATGGATGAGAAGACCGCCATCGCCACTTTCGTTAAAGATGGGGATTATATCGGAACCGAACTCTACGGCACAGTCCGGGCACCGATGTCCTTAATCCGGGAGTTAATCCGCCAAAAAAAGAAAGATTTACGGGTGGCGGGTCAAGGGATTATTGAAATTGACTTTCTTTTAGCCGCGGATTTAGTTAGATCTCTTGACATCACCTATGTCGCCTATGAGGTCTATGGCATCTCTCATATTTTAAGACGAGCAGTGGAATCGGGAAAGGTGAAGACAACGGAATGGTCAAATGCGGCAATCGCCTGGCGTTTCAAGGCAGCAGCAATGGGTGTTCCCTTCTTACCCACCCGCTCTATGCTCGGTACCGACACCTTCAAAAGAAGTGGCGCCAAAGTTGTAGAGTGCCCTTTCACTAAAATGAAGGTCTGCCTCCTTCCCGCTTTGTATCTTGATGTGGGCTTCATCCACTGCCACCGGGCGGATAAATACGGGAACTGTCAAATTGACGGCATCTCGGGTTTTGCCTTTGAATTTGCCCGCGCCTGCAAAAGACTCATCATCTCAACAGAGAAGATTATCCCCCACGATGAGATCAAAAGATATCCAGAAAGGACCATCATCCCCTATTATTTAGTGGATGCGGTGGTGGAAGCACCTTATGGCAGTCATCCCGGTGAGATGTGTTATCTCTACTGGCGGGATGAAGAACATTTGAAGAAATTCCTTGAAGATTCCAAGGATCCAGAAAAGACCAAAGCCTACTTGGATAAATACATCTACGGAGTGAAAAACCATTGGGAATATATTAACTTGATCGGCCTTGAAAGATTAAAATGGTTGGAGTCCCAAATTGGTGGGAGGTAA
- a CDS encoding CoA-transferase, whose translation MQYSETELLICVAARLMEDRKTAFIGTGIPMLAAALAKKIHAPNLVAVFEFGGIGPSLEKLPLGVGDSRTFHRAIAAMGICDIMETAQRGFIEYGFLGGAQIDMYGNLNSTVIGPYFPPKVRLPGSGGANDVGSFCWKTIAIMREHNKKRFVEKVDFITTPGYLTGPKAREAVGLPPNTGPYRVVTNLALLGYEEKSKRMMLLATHPGVEVKDVIENTGFELIIPDDVGKTEPPTEKELKILREEVDPDRLYI comes from the coding sequence ATGCAATATTCCGAAACCGAACTTTTAATCTGTGTTGCCGCACGCTTGATGGAAGATAGAAAAACCGCCTTCATCGGCACCGGCATTCCAATGCTGGCTGCGGCTTTAGCCAAAAAAATTCACGCCCCCAATTTGGTCGCGGTCTTTGAATTTGGGGGTATTGGTCCAAGTTTGGAAAAACTACCACTCGGAGTCGGTGATTCCCGAACCTTCCACCGGGCGATTGCGGCAATGGGCATTTGTGACATAATGGAGACCGCCCAAAGGGGATTTATTGAATACGGCTTTTTGGGTGGTGCCCAGATTGATATGTACGGCAATCTCAACTCAACGGTGATCGGACCTTACTTTCCGCCGAAGGTTCGCCTTCCCGGTTCTGGTGGTGCCAATGATGTCGGTTCCTTCTGTTGGAAGACAATCGCTATTATGAGGGAGCATAATAAGAAACGTTTTGTAGAAAAGGTTGACTTCATTACAACCCCTGGTTATCTCACCGGTCCTAAAGCCCGAGAAGCGGTTGGTTTACCACCAAATACCGGTCCTTACCGTGTCGTAACCAATCTGGCACTTTTGGGTTATGAGGAAAAGTCTAAACGGATGATGCTTTTAGCCACCCATCCTGGTGTGGAAGTTAAAGACGTAATAGAAAATACCGGATTTGAACTGATTATTCCCGATGATGTGGGTAAAACCGAACCACCGACCGAAAAGGAATTAAAAATTTTACGGGAAGAGGTTGACCCAGACCGATTGTATATCTGA
- a CDS encoding acyl-CoA dehydrogenase family protein, with protein MLERVKSLRKEVRDFCEREIVPVGESLAELKSNLKKLAQRGYLGITYPKEYGGLGENYLTYSIIAEEVSRICASTGLTLCAHNSLGTYPLFKFGNEEQKRKYLPGLCRGEKISAFGLTEPNAGSDASAIETRAEKREDGYILNGTKRFITSGGFAEVFLIAATLDRSLGTKGISIFILEKGMKGFSIGKEEDKLGVRGSNTVELILEDVFVPKENLLGREGEGYKYFMETLDGGRISIASFALGIAQASLEKIIQWEKEKNTRSQMVYKILADLSSQIAAARLLTHQAAILKDKGERADLEACQAKLFASEIAWRATSDALRIYGWEGLSTSLPLERFYRDTKISEIGEGTSEIMRIIIARELLKNS; from the coding sequence ATGTTAGAGAGAGTAAAATCTTTAAGGAAAGAGGTGAGGGATTTCTGCGAAAGGGAAATTGTTCCCGTTGGTGAGTCCCTTGCGGAATTAAAGAGTAATCTAAAAAAACTCGCCCAAAGGGGTTATTTAGGAATTACCTATCCCAAGGAATATGGCGGTCTGGGTGAGAACTATCTTACCTATTCTATAATTGCCGAAGAGGTCTCCCGCATCTGCGCCTCAACCGGTTTAACCCTCTGCGCCCACAACTCCTTAGGCACCTATCCCCTATTTAAGTTTGGCAATGAAGAGCAGAAGAGAAAATATCTCCCCGGGCTCTGCCGGGGTGAGAAGATTTCCGCCTTTGGCTTAACCGAACCGAATGCCGGTTCTGATGCTAGCGCCATTGAAACGAGGGCGGAAAAGAGAGAGGACGGCTATATCCTTAATGGCACAAAGAGATTTATCACCAGTGGCGGCTTTGCCGAAGTATTTTTAATCGCCGCCACTTTGGATAGAAGTTTAGGAACAAAAGGGATTTCTATCTTCATCTTAGAAAAAGGGATGAAGGGATTTTCCATCGGCAAAGAAGAAGATAAATTGGGAGTAAGGGGTTCCAATACTGTGGAGTTAATTTTAGAAGATGTCTTTGTGCCCAAGGAAAATCTTTTGGGTAGAGAAGGGGAAGGTTATAAATACTTTATGGAGACCTTAGATGGCGGACGGATCTCTATCGCCTCTTTCGCCTTAGGGATTGCCCAGGCAAGTTTGGAAAAGATTATCCAATGGGAAAAAGAAAAAAATACCCGCTCCCAGATGGTCTATAAAATTTTAGCCGACCTCTCCTCCCAAATCGCTGCTGCCCGGCTTCTAACCCACCAGGCCGCGATCTTAAAAGATAAAGGGGAAAGAGCAGATTTGGAAGCCTGCCAAGCGAAACTTTTTGCCTCTGAGATTGCTTGGCGGGCAACAAGTGATGCCTTAAGGATTTATGGTTGGGAAGGGCTTTCAACCTCTTTGCCCTTAGAGAGGTTCTATCGGGATACAAAAATCTCGGAGATTGGAGAAGGAACATCCGAGATAATGAGGATCATTATCGCCCGGGAGTTATTAAAAAACTCTTAA
- a CDS encoding acyl-CoA dehydrogenase: MNFELTENQKMIQEMVRKFAKEQLEPVAAEYDRTGEFPKENIKKLAELGLMGMIIPEQYGGAGMDFVSLAIAIEEISKACASTGVIVAVNNSLVSYPILTFGTEEQKKKYLPQLASGEKLGAFALTEPNVGSDPASLETTAKLDGDYYVLNGTKRFITNGGAADIFLVFATIDKTKGYKGICGFIVEKGYKGFSLGKHEDLMGIRATGNCELIFEDCPVPKENLLGKEGEGFKIALHTLDCSRIDIGAQAVGIAQAALEKSLQYAKERKQFGKYLYEFEMIQEMLASMATKIQAARFLVYYAAFCKDKGLPRFSKESAMAKLFAAEVCVEVTKNAVQIHGGYGYTKDYAVERYYRDAKCMEIYEGTSEIQKIVIARNLIG, translated from the coding sequence ATGAACTTTGAATTGACCGAAAATCAAAAGATGATTCAGGAGATGGTCAGGAAGTTTGCCAAGGAGCAGTTAGAACCAGTCGCCGCGGAATACGATAGAACCGGTGAATTCCCGAAGGAGAACATTAAGAAATTGGCGGAATTGGGTCTCATGGGGATGATTATCCCCGAACAATACGGTGGTGCCGGGATGGACTTCGTCAGTTTAGCGATTGCCATTGAAGAGATTTCTAAGGCGTGCGCCTCAACCGGGGTGATTGTGGCGGTCAATAACTCCTTAGTCTCCTATCCGATTCTCACCTTCGGCACCGAAGAACAGAAGAAGAAATACCTACCCCAATTAGCCAGCGGTGAAAAACTTGGTGCCTTTGCCCTCACCGAGCCAAATGTCGGCTCCGACCCGGCTTCCTTAGAGACAACCGCTAAATTAGACGGTGATTACTATGTCTTAAACGGCACAAAACGCTTTATCACCAACGGTGGTGCCGCTGATATATTTTTAGTCTTTGCCACCATTGATAAGACAAAGGGTTATAAAGGAATCTGCGGCTTCATTGTGGAGAAGGGTTATAAAGGGTTTTCTTTAGGTAAGCACGAAGACCTAATGGGCATTCGGGCAACCGGCAACTGCGAACTCATCTTTGAAGATTGTCCTGTGCCGAAGGAAAATCTCTTAGGAAAAGAAGGGGAAGGTTTCAAGATCGCCCTCCACACCCTTGACTGCTCAAGGATTGATATCGGTGCCCAAGCGGTTGGCATTGCCCAGGCCGCCTTAGAAAAATCCCTCCAGTACGCAAAGGAGCGGAAGCAATTCGGCAAATATCTCTATGAATTTGAGATGATTCAAGAGATGCTCGCCAGTATGGCGACAAAAATCCAAGCCGCCCGATTTTTGGTCTATTATGCCGCCTTCTGCAAAGATAAGGGTCTACCCCGCTTCTCCAAAGAGTCGGCGATGGCAAAACTCTTTGCCGCCGAGGTCTGCGTTGAGGTAACAAAGAATGCGGTTCAGATTCACGGTGGTTACGGTTATACCAAAGACTACGCCGTGGAGCGCTACTATCGGGATGCCAAGTGTATGGAAATCTATGAAGGGACCTCCGAAATTCAGAAGATTGTTATCGCCCGGAATCTAATCGGCTAA